Proteins encoded together in one Armatimonadota bacterium window:
- a CDS encoding alkaline phosphatase family protein yields MRITRLPYLGGAVVAAIALTAAPAHAYIGPGAGFAVLGSFLVVIITLVLAAFTLATWPLRYLVRMARGRRAYARSKARRLVIVGLDGLDPRLVEPMMAAGELPNLARLKEMGGYSRLETTTPPLSPVAWSSFQTGVNPARHNIYDFLAPNLRTYLPRLSSTEITPPRRSLKLGKYRLPLGRPGLRLLRRSQPFWKLLSAHGIWCTILRVPITFPPEKFNGLLLSAMCVPDLRGSQGTFCFFTTGGDGQHTGGVRIALRRNGGGFAATLPGPVNPRSDDGAEIGAPFVLTPRDDGAMLRICGQRVRLATGRYSDWVRLTFNAGLGVKVSGICRFLLKRAAPECELYATPVNIDPERPVMPVSHPVTYAMYLSKLLGPYATLGLAEDTWALNERVIDEQAFLDQCYLIHDERERMFMDALDKTRRGVCACVFDATDRIQHMFYRYLDERHPANADKDTARHAGAIADIYRRADDLVGRILRRVDARTVLLVLSDHGFRSFRRGVNLNSWLRREGYLALKDDAADGEWFAGVDWERTRAYAMGLAGIYLNRQGRESRGTVAPEQAAGLRREIAAKLSGLRDPDTGEVAINRAFAAAEVYVGPYIGEAPDLIIGYNEGYRTSWDGAVGKVTGVVFEDNTRSWSGDHCMDPALVPGVLFCNRPLAVERPRMTDIAATALDLFGVEAPAYMEGKPLLA; encoded by the coding sequence ATGAGGATCACCCGTCTTCCGTATCTCGGCGGCGCAGTGGTCGCCGCGATCGCCCTCACCGCCGCACCCGCCCACGCCTACATCGGCCCCGGGGCCGGGTTCGCGGTGCTGGGGTCGTTCCTGGTCGTCATCATCACCCTGGTGCTGGCGGCGTTCACGCTGGCGACCTGGCCGCTGCGTTACCTGGTGCGGATGGCGCGCGGGCGGCGCGCATATGCGCGCAGCAAGGCGCGGCGTTTGGTGATCGTCGGGCTGGACGGCCTCGATCCGCGCCTGGTGGAGCCCATGATGGCCGCGGGCGAGCTGCCCAACCTGGCGCGGCTGAAGGAAATGGGCGGCTACTCCCGTCTGGAGACCACGACGCCCCCGCTGTCCCCCGTCGCCTGGTCGAGCTTCCAGACCGGGGTCAATCCCGCGCGCCACAACATCTACGATTTTCTCGCCCCCAACCTGAGAACCTACCTGCCCCGGCTGTCGTCCACCGAGATCACGCCGCCGCGCCGGTCGCTGAAGCTGGGCAAGTACCGCCTTCCCCTGGGCCGCCCGGGGCTGCGCCTGCTGCGCCGCAGCCAGCCCTTCTGGAAGCTGCTGTCCGCGCACGGCATCTGGTGCACCATCCTGCGCGTGCCCATCACCTTCCCTCCGGAGAAGTTCAACGGCCTGCTGCTGTCGGCGATGTGCGTGCCCGATCTACGGGGCAGCCAGGGCACGTTCTGCTTCTTCACCACCGGCGGCGATGGGCAGCACACCGGCGGCGTCCGCATCGCCTTGCGCCGCAACGGCGGGGGATTCGCGGCGACCCTGCCCGGCCCCGTTAACCCGCGGTCCGATGACGGCGCCGAGATCGGCGCCCCCTTCGTCTTGACCCCACGTGACGATGGGGCGATGCTGCGCATCTGCGGGCAGCGCGTGCGCCTGGCCACGGGGCGATATTCCGACTGGGTGCGCCTGACCTTCAACGCCGGGCTCGGGGTCAAGGTCAGCGGCATCTGTCGCTTCCTGCTGAAACGGGCCGCACCCGAATGTGAGCTCTACGCCACCCCCGTCAACATTGACCCCGAGCGCCCCGTCATGCCGGTATCGCACCCCGTCACCTACGCCATGTACCTGTCGAAGCTGCTGGGGCCCTACGCCACCCTCGGCCTGGCCGAGGACACCTGGGCGCTCAACGAGCGCGTGATTGACGAGCAGGCATTTCTGGACCAGTGCTATCTCATCCACGACGAGCGCGAGCGCATGTTCATGGATGCGCTGGACAAGACACGGCGCGGGGTGTGCGCGTGCGTCTTCGATGCCACCGACCGCATCCAGCACATGTTCTATCGCTACCTCGATGAACGCCACCCCGCCAACGCCGACAAGGACACGGCGCGCCACGCGGGCGCGATCGCGGACATCTACCGCCGCGCCGACGATCTGGTGGGCCGAATCCTGCGGCGCGTGGATGCGCGCACGGTGCTGCTGGTGCTGTCCGATCACGGGTTTCGCTCGTTCCGGCGCGGGGTCAACCTCAACTCGTGGCTGCGCCGCGAGGGCTACCTGGCGCTCAAGGATGACGCGGCGGACGGCGAGTGGTTCGCCGGCGTGGACTGGGAGCGCACACGGGCTTACGCAATGGGCCTGGCGGGCATATACCTGAACCGGCAGGGGCGGGAGAGTCGCGGCACGGTCGCCCCCGAGCAGGCGGCCGGCCTGCGCCGCGAGATCGCGGCCAAGCTCTCCGGCCTGCGCGATCCCGATACCGGCGAGGTGGCGATCAACCGCGCGTTCGCGGCGGCGGAGGTCTACGTCGGCCCCTACATCGGCGAGGCCCCGGACCTGATTATCGGCTATAATGAAGGCTACCGCACCTCCTGGGACGGCGCGGTAGGCAAAGTGACCGGCGTCGTCTTCGAAGACAACACCCGCAGTTGGAGCGGAGATCACTGCATGGACCCGGCGTTGGTGCCGGGGGTGCTGTTTTGCAACCGGCCGCTGGCGGTCGAGCGGCCGCGGATGACGGATATCGCGGCGACGGCGCTCGACCTGTTCGGGGTCGAGGCGCCGGCGTACATGGAAGGGAAGCCGCTGCTGGCGTGA
- a CDS encoding alkaline phosphatase family protein, whose translation MLFRKRSRPRVCVIGLDGVPHDLLRRLADDGVMPATAGLLGGGHLRRMTVSLPEISAVSWSSFMTGANPGTHGIFGFTDLKPQSYELRFPSFRDLAAPTFWDRLGQDGRRCVVINQPATYPAREIPGVLISGFVAIDLRKAVYPPARLAPLERMGYRIDVDFSTVEDLLATLAPTLAARERAVDYLWEGEDWDYFQVVITGTDRLHHLLWDAGAQTDHPHHQAFLDYYRAVDGVIGRLRERFERLTGDPGGLFLLSDHGFGGITREVRLNAWLREHGYLEYAKAEPASVADLGPATRAFALDPGRIYLNRGGRFPRGTVDDDEAPRLKAELQAALKDLEYDGQPVLREVFDAADIYAGPLVQRGPDLVCLAHRGFDLKGSVKHREVFAHSRFQGMHTWDDAFFWSASPVKDDLNIADLAEIVCAPLAR comes from the coding sequence ATGCTTTTTCGAAAACGATCACGCCCGCGCGTTTGCGTCATCGGCCTCGACGGCGTGCCCCATGACCTGCTTCGCCGCCTGGCCGACGACGGGGTCATGCCCGCAACCGCCGGGCTGCTGGGCGGCGGCCACCTGCGGCGCATGACCGTCTCCCTGCCGGAGATCTCGGCCGTGAGCTGGTCGAGCTTCATGACCGGCGCCAACCCCGGAACCCACGGCATCTTCGGCTTCACCGATCTGAAGCCGCAATCGTACGAGCTGCGTTTTCCCTCCTTCCGCGACCTGGCGGCGCCCACTTTCTGGGATCGCCTGGGGCAGGACGGCAGGCGCTGCGTCGTCATCAATCAACCTGCCACCTACCCCGCGCGCGAGATCCCGGGCGTCCTCATCTCCGGCTTCGTTGCCATTGACCTGCGCAAGGCGGTCTATCCGCCGGCCCGCCTCGCCCCGCTCGAGCGCATGGGTTATCGCATTGATGTTGACTTCTCGACGGTCGAGGATTTGCTCGCCACGCTTGCGCCCACCCTCGCCGCGCGCGAGCGCGCGGTGGACTATCTTTGGGAGGGCGAAGATTGGGACTACTTCCAGGTAGTCATCACCGGCACCGACCGCTTGCACCACCTGCTGTGGGACGCGGGGGCGCAGACGGATCATCCGCACCACCAGGCATTCCTCGACTACTATCGCGCGGTTGACGGCGTCATCGGCCGGCTGCGAGAGCGCTTCGAACGGCTGACCGGCGACCCGGGCGGCCTGTTTCTGCTGTCGGATCACGGGTTCGGCGGGATCACCCGGGAGGTGCGGCTCAACGCCTGGCTGCGCGAGCACGGGTACCTGGAGTATGCGAAGGCGGAGCCGGCGTCGGTGGCCGACCTCGGCCCCGCCACCCGCGCCTTCGCCCTCGACCCCGGGCGCATCTACCTCAACCGCGGCGGCCGCTTCCCCCGCGGCACGGTGGATGACGACGAGGCCCCGCGGCTGAAGGCCGAGCTGCAAGCGGCGCTGAAGGACCTCGAATACGACGGACAGCCCGTGCTGCGCGAGGTATTCGACGCCGCCGACATCTACGCCGGCCCGCTGGTGCAACGGGGTCCCGACCTGGTGTGCCTGGCGCACCGCGGTTTCGACCTCAAGGGCTCGGTCAAGCACCGCGAGGTGTTCGCGCACAGCCGCTTCCAGGGCATGCACACCTGGGACGACGCCTTCTTCTGGTCGGCGTCGCCGGTCAAGGACGACCTCAATATCGCGGACCTGGCCGAGATCGTCTGCGCGCCGCTGGCGCGATGA